In one window of Drosophila ananassae strain 14024-0371.13 chromosome XR, ASM1763931v2, whole genome shotgun sequence DNA:
- the LOC123257619 gene encoding uncharacterized protein LOC123257619 translates to MHHCDCDWQELHDDIKDHYSLETLVPRKLYSAEDKLAVKILETTCQEKSGKYEVGFPWRGGIDKLPESRGNALKRLTCIKKKVSQEPDMYEKIDAQVRNLLDKGYAVKLSNEETCRGNSRTWYLPIFIARNPNKPSKLRLVWDAAAKSHGCALNDYLLKGPDCLNPLIEVLLAFRVNKIAICGDIAEMFHRINIREEDMHAQRFLWYDRSSDKVETYVMRAMTFGISCAPFIAHFVRDKNAEAHQEDFPLALNAIQKAHYVDDYIDSMRNEQEAIQTTRQVIEVHRRGGFEIRNWSSNSKEVLKSLQSNGNVGSQKPVDFCSSEKILGMSWGPHKDVFKFLCRFARLKRDVLAENVVPTKREVLQVLMSIFDPLGFLSCHTIGLKILLQRIWRLNIDWDQELPEKILEDWRLWKTLLGQIRIFEVPRCFSPDTSDPRQTELHTFVDVSEYAYSAVSYVSLVIAMSKVAPLKPLSIPRMELQAAVMGARLAHKVMSTRNLRIDNATYWSDSKTVLQWLTMDPRNFHQFVMHRVAEILETTQVEQWRWVPSKLNVADGATKITDQTQQKTWIMGPGFLKAESSHWPTSSKQESIIDTSEIRKHVMTTCSRSAVMFNTHHFLSWRRLYRAVAIIFLFVDRLRAKCAKQDMPTATTMDHVRKAKILLYKQSQAIAFAEELKVLSVGATLHKGNRLVGLNAYVDNDGVLRTRGRLNSIDIAKDAIILAPGCRITNLIARSFHEKYHHLAHETAINDIRASFYISRL, encoded by the coding sequence ATGCATCACTGCGACTGCGATTGGCAGGAGCTTCATGACGACATCAAGGACCATTACAGCCTCGAGACGCTCGTACCACGTAAGCTATATTCAGCCGAAGATAAGCTAGCAGTCAAAATATTAGAGACCACCTGCCAAGAGAAGTCAGGAAAATACGAAGTCGGTTTTCCGTGGCGTGGTGGCATCGACAAACTGCCAGAGAGCCGCGGTAACGCTCTGAAGCGCCTTACCTGCATAAAGAAAAAGGTATCTCAGGAACCTGATATGTACGAAAAGATTGACGCCCAAGTCAGGAACCTTCTAGACAAAGGATACGCAGTTAAGCTATCCAACGAGGAAACCTGCCGTGGGAACAGCCGTACGTGGTATCTGCCGATATTCATAGCGCGAAATCCAAATAAGCCGAGTAAGCTAAGGCTGGTATGGGATGCAGCTGCGAAGTCACACGGATGTGCACTGAATGACTACTTACTTAAGGGACCAGATTGCCTGAACCCACTCATAGAGGTCTTACTAGCCTTTCGTGTCAACAAGATTGCGATTTGCGGAGACATTGCGGAAATGTTTCACAGGATCAACATCCGCGAGGAGGATATGCACGCGCAACGATTCTTATGGTATGACAGAAGCAGCGATAAAGTAGAAACCTATGTTATGCGGGCTATGACGTTTGGAATCAGTTGCGCACCATTCATCGCTCACTTCGTTCGAGATAAAAATGCAGAAGCCCATCAAGAAGATTTCCCATTGGCCTTAAACGCCATCCAAAAGGCGCACTACGTCGACGACTACATCGATAGCATGAGAAACGAACAAGAGGCCATCCAGACCACCAGACAAGTCATAGAGGTTCATCGAAGAGGCGGATTCGAGATCCGCAACTGGTCTTCTAATTCAAAAGAAGTCCTTAAGAGCTTGCAAAGTAATGGCAATGTTGGTAGCCAAAAACCTGTGGATTTTTGTTCGTCTGAAAAGATACTTGGTATGTCCTGGGGCCCACATAAGGATGTGTTTAAGTTtctctgcagatttgcaaggCTGAAACGCGACGTCCTGGCAGAAAACGTAGTCCCGACCAAGCGAGAAGTTCTGCAAGTCCTTATGTCGATCTTCGATCCATTAGGATTCTTGTCGTGCCACACGATTGGGCTGAAAATACTTCTCCAGCGTATATGGCGGCTAAATATCGACTGGGATCAGGAGCTGCCCGAGAAGATTCTGGAAGACTGGCGCCTTTGGAAAACTCTTTTAGGGCAGATCAGGATTTTCGAGGTGCCTAGATGCTTCTCCCCAGACACATCAGATCCACGTCAAACGGAGCTCCACACATTCGTCGACGTCAGCGAGTATGCGTATTCTGCTGTCAGCTACGTCTCTTTGGTGATAGCGATGTCGAAGGTGGCACCTTTAAAACCACTCTCGATTCCGCGTatggagctgcaggcagcAGTTATGGGAGCACGCTTAGCCCACAAGGTGATGAGCACGCGCAACCTGCGAATCGACAACGCCACATACTGGTCAGATTCAAAGACAGTACTGCAGTGGCTAACTATGGACCCCCGTAACTTTCATCAGTTCGTGATGCACAGAGTCGCCGAAATCCTGGAAACAACGCAAGTCGAGCAATGGCGGTGGGTACCCTCGAAGCTGAACGTAGCAGACGGAGCTACAAAGATCACCGACCAAACCCAGCAGAAGACGTGGATAATGGGCCCTGGGTTCCTAAAAGCTGAATCCAGCCATTGGCCAACATCGTCAAAGCAGGAGAGCATCATCGATACTTCAGAAATACGGAAGCATGTGATGACAACGTGTTCGAGATCAGCGGTTATGTTCAATACGCACCATTTCTTGAGCTGGCGGCGGTTGTATAGAGCAGTGGCGATAATATTCCTGTTCGTCGATCGATTACGAGCGAAATGCGCCAAGCAAGACATGCCAACAGCCACGACGATGGACCATGTGAGGAAAGCGAAAATACTACTTTATAAGCAATCCCAAGCCATCGCCTTCGCCGAAGAGTTGAAAGTGTTATCCGTGGGAGCGACGCTGCACAAAGGAAACAGATTGGTCGGATTGAACGCATATGTAGACAACGATGGAGTACTGCGGACTAGAGGCAGACTGAACTCAATTGACATAGCTAAAGACGCCATTATACTAGCTCCAGGATGCCGGATAACTAACCTAATAGCGAGGAGCTTTCACGAGAAGTACCATCATCTTGCCCACGAGACTGCAATAAACGACATCAGGGCTTCGTTTTACATCAGCCGCCTCTGA